The following coding sequences lie in one Lelliottia jeotgali genomic window:
- a CDS encoding Multidrug resistance protein A — protein sequence MSANAENTPPQQPVNTKKGKRKSALLLLTLLFIIIAVAYGIYWFLVLRHIEETDDAYVAGNQVQIMAQVSGSVTKVWADNTDFVQKGDVLVTLDPTDAQQAFEKAQTELASSVRQTRQSMINSKQLQASIDVQKTALAQAQSDLNRRVPLGTANLIGREELQHARDAVASAQAQLDVAIQQYNANQAMILGTNLEDQPAVKQAATEVRNAWLALQRTKIVSPMTGYVSRRSVQPGAQISQTTPLMAVVPANNLWVDANFKETQLAHMRIGQTATIVSDIYGDDVKYTGKVVGLDMGTGSAFSLLPAQNATGNWIKVVQRLPVRIELDGKQLTDHPLRIGLSTLVTVDTADREGQMLANQVRTHPAYESNAREINLDPVNKLIDDIVKANAG from the coding sequence ATGAGCGCAAATGCGGAGAACACTCCCCCGCAGCAACCGGTCAACACTAAGAAAGGCAAACGTAAAAGCGCCCTTCTGCTGCTGACTTTGCTCTTTATTATTATTGCCGTGGCATATGGGATTTATTGGTTTTTAGTACTGCGTCATATTGAAGAAACCGATGACGCATACGTGGCAGGGAACCAGGTTCAAATTATGGCGCAGGTATCGGGCAGCGTGACGAAAGTCTGGGCTGACAATACCGACTTTGTGCAAAAAGGGGATGTGCTGGTCACGCTTGATCCGACCGATGCGCAGCAGGCGTTTGAAAAAGCACAGACTGAGCTGGCCTCAAGCGTGCGTCAAACCCGCCAGTCGATGATCAACAGCAAGCAGTTGCAGGCGAGCATCGATGTGCAGAAAACCGCTCTGGCGCAGGCGCAAAGCGACCTTAACCGTCGTGTGCCGCTCGGCACCGCCAATCTGATTGGCCGTGAAGAACTGCAACACGCGCGTGACGCCGTGGCCAGCGCGCAAGCGCAGCTCGACGTGGCGATTCAACAGTACAACGCGAACCAGGCGATGATTCTGGGTACCAATCTGGAAGATCAGCCTGCCGTCAAACAAGCGGCAACCGAAGTCCGTAACGCATGGCTTGCCCTGCAACGTACTAAGATTGTTAGCCCGATGACCGGCTATGTTTCTCGTCGCTCCGTGCAGCCTGGCGCGCAAATTAGCCAGACTACGCCGCTGATGGCAGTGGTACCGGCTAACAATCTGTGGGTGGATGCGAACTTCAAAGAGACGCAGCTGGCCCACATGCGTATCGGCCAGACCGCGACCATCGTCAGTGATATTTACGGTGACGACGTGAAGTACACCGGTAAAGTGGTCGGCCTGGATATGGGTACCGGCAGCGCGTTCTCCCTCCTGCCAGCGCAGAATGCCACCGGCAACTGGATCAAAGTGGTTCAGCGTCTTCCTGTGCGTATCGAACTGGACGGCAAACAGCTGACGGATCACCCACTGCGCATCGGTTTATCGACGCTGGTGACCGTGGACACTGCCGATCGCGAAGGCCAGATGCTGGCGAATCAGGTTCGTACCCACCCGGCTTATGAAAGTAATGCCCGTGAAATCAACCTTGATCCGGTCAATAAGCTGATTGACGACATCGTGAAAGCGAACGCCGGTTAA
- a CDS encoding transcriptional repressor MprA, with the protein MDSSFTPIEQMLKFRASRYEDFPYQEILLTRLCMHMQGKLLDNRNKMLKAQGINETLFMALITLESQEDHSIQPSELSCALGSSRTNATRIADELEKRGWIERRESDNDRRCLHLQLTDKGHEFLRGVLPPQHNCLHQLWSALSTTERDQLEHITRKLLTRLDQMDEDGVILEALS; encoded by the coding sequence ATGGATAGTTCGTTTACGCCCATTGAACAAATGCTTAAATTTCGCGCCAGTCGTTACGAGGACTTCCCGTATCAGGAAATCCTGTTAACCCGTCTGTGCATGCACATGCAGGGTAAGCTGCTGGATAACCGCAATAAAATGCTGAAAGCTCAAGGGATTAACGAGACGTTGTTTATGGCGTTGATTACGCTGGAGTCTCAGGAGGATCACAGCATTCAGCCTTCTGAATTGAGCTGCGCCCTGGGTTCATCCCGTACCAACGCGACCCGTATCGCCGATGAGCTGGAAAAACGCGGCTGGATTGAGCGCCGTGAAAGCGACAACGACCGTCGTTGCCTGCATCTGCAACTGACCGATAAAGGTCATGAATTCCTGCGTGGGGTGCTACCACCTCAGCACAACTGCCTGCATCAGCTTTGGTCGGCCCTGAGTACGACCGAACGCGATCAGTTAGAGCACATCACTCGCAAGCTTCTCACCCGTCTGGATCAGATGGATGAAGATGGCGTCATTCTTGAGGCGCTGAGCTAA
- a CDS encoding MFS transporter translates to MTKNSQGLSPALILLMSVATGLAVASNYYAQPLLDTIARAFSLSASSAGFIVTAAQLGYAAGLLFLVPLGDMFERRRLIVIMTLLAAGGMLITASSQSLGMMILGTALTGLFSVVAQILVPLAATLAAPEKRGKVVGTIMSGLLLGILLARTVAGLLASLGGWRTVYWVASVLMVVMAFALWRGLPKVKQENHLNYPQLLGSVFSLFTQDKLLRTRALLGCFTFANFSILWTSMAFLLASPPFNYSEGVIGLFGLAGAAGALGARPAGGLADKGKSHLTTSAGLVLLLLSWAAIWYGHISVLSLIVGILVLDLTVQGVHITNQTVIYRVKPEARNRLTAGYMTSYFIGGAAGSLISASAWQHAGWTGVCVVGTVVAAINLLIWWRGYHLQEAIQ, encoded by the coding sequence ATGACGAAAAACTCTCAAGGGCTTAGCCCGGCACTTATTCTGCTCATGTCGGTGGCAACCGGCCTGGCGGTGGCAAGTAACTACTATGCACAACCGTTGCTCGACACCATCGCTCGGGCCTTTTCACTCTCGGCCAGTTCCGCTGGTTTCATCGTAACCGCCGCCCAGTTGGGCTATGCCGCCGGTCTGCTGTTCCTGGTGCCATTAGGCGATATGTTCGAACGCCGCAGGCTGATCGTCATCATGACGCTGCTGGCCGCCGGTGGTATGTTGATCACCGCTTCCAGCCAGTCGCTGGGAATGATGATTCTCGGCACGGCACTCACCGGATTGTTCTCGGTAGTGGCGCAGATCCTCGTCCCTCTGGCCGCCACGCTCGCGGCCCCGGAAAAACGCGGCAAAGTGGTGGGCACCATCATGAGCGGCCTGCTGCTGGGGATTTTACTGGCACGAACCGTGGCCGGACTGCTGGCCAGCCTCGGCGGCTGGCGCACCGTTTACTGGGTCGCCAGCGTATTAATGGTGGTGATGGCGTTTGCCCTGTGGCGCGGCCTGCCAAAAGTGAAGCAAGAAAACCATCTTAACTATCCTCAGCTTCTCGGCTCAGTTTTTAGCCTGTTCACGCAGGATAAACTCCTGCGTACTCGCGCCCTGCTGGGGTGTTTCACCTTTGCCAACTTCAGCATTTTGTGGACCTCGATGGCCTTTCTGCTGGCGTCGCCGCCGTTCAACTATTCCGAAGGGGTCATTGGCCTGTTTGGTCTGGCAGGTGCGGCCGGTGCACTGGGCGCGCGTCCTGCCGGTGGTCTGGCGGATAAAGGCAAATCGCATCTGACAACTTCCGCCGGATTGGTTCTACTACTGCTTTCGTGGGCGGCTATCTGGTACGGGCATATCTCGGTGCTGTCGCTGATTGTCGGGATTCTGGTCCTCGACTTGACGGTTCAGGGTGTGCATATCACCAATCAGACCGTTATCTATCGCGTGAAACCCGAGGCGCGAAACCGCCTGACCGCAGGTTACATGACCAGCTACTTTATTGGCGGTGCGGCGGGTTCGCTGATCTCTGCATCGGCGTGGCAGCACGCGGGCTGGACTGGTGTTTGTGTGGTCGGTACGGTCGTCGCCGCCATTAACCTGCTAATCTGGTGGCGCGGATATCACCTTCAGGAAGCGATTCAGTAA
- a CDS encoding L-proline glycine betaine binding ABC transporter protein ProX — protein MRHNILFATAFATLVSSSAFAADLPGKGVTVQPIQSTISEESFQTMLVSRALEKLGYTVNKASEVDYNVGYTSIASGDATFTAVNWQPLHDDMYAAAGGNKKFYREGTFVTGAAQGYLIDKKTADQYHITNIEQLKDPKIAKLFDTNGDGKADMMGCSPGWGCEAVINHQNKAFDLEKTVDVSHGNYSAMMADTIARFKEGKPIIYYTWTPYWVSDVMKPGKDVVWLQVPFSSLPGEQKDIDTKLPNGMNYGFPVNTMHIVANKAWAEKNPAAAKLFSVMKLPLADINAQNAMMHAGKSSEADVQGHVDGWIKAHQQQFDSWVNEALAAQK, from the coding sequence ATGCGACATAACATCCTTTTTGCCACAGCGTTTGCCACCCTTGTCTCCTCCAGCGCATTTGCCGCTGATTTGCCGGGCAAAGGCGTGACCGTTCAACCGATTCAGAGCACTATTTCTGAAGAATCCTTCCAGACCATGCTGGTCAGCCGCGCACTGGAAAAGCTGGGCTACACGGTCAATAAAGCCAGCGAAGTGGATTACAACGTCGGCTATACCTCGATTGCCTCTGGCGATGCGACTTTTACCGCCGTGAACTGGCAACCGCTGCACGATGATATGTATGCCGCAGCGGGCGGAAATAAGAAGTTTTACCGCGAAGGCACTTTTGTGACTGGCGCAGCGCAGGGTTATCTGATCGACAAGAAAACCGCCGATCAATACCACATCACCAATATCGAGCAGCTTAAAGATCCGAAGATCGCCAAACTGTTCGATACCAACGGTGACGGTAAAGCCGACATGATGGGCTGTTCACCAGGCTGGGGCTGTGAGGCGGTGATTAATCACCAGAACAAAGCCTTCGACCTGGAGAAAACCGTCGATGTGAGCCACGGTAACTACTCTGCGATGATGGCCGATACCATTGCCCGCTTTAAAGAAGGCAAACCGATTATTTACTACACCTGGACGCCGTACTGGGTCAGCGATGTAATGAAACCGGGTAAAGACGTGGTGTGGCTGCAGGTGCCATTCTCTTCCCTGCCAGGCGAGCAGAAGGACATCGACACCAAACTGCCGAACGGCATGAACTATGGTTTCCCGGTGAACACCATGCATATCGTTGCCAACAAAGCCTGGGCTGAGAAAAACCCGGCGGCGGCGAAATTGTTCTCGGTAATGAAATTGCCACTGGCGGATATCAACGCCCAGAATGCGATGATGCACGCAGGCAAATCATCTGAAGCGGATGTCCAGGGTCACGTTGACGGCTGGATCAAAGCCCACCAGCAGCAATTTGACAGCTGGGTGAATGAGGCGCTGGCAGCGCAGAAGTAA
- a CDS encoding L-proline glycine betaine ABC transport system permease protein ProW: MADQSNPWGTTEAADSAAQSADAWGSSAPAPADGGGASDWLTSAPAPAPEHFNIMDPFHKTLIPLDSWVTEGIDWVVTHFRPVFQGIRVPVDYILNGFQQMMLGMPAPVAIILFALIAWQFGSAGMGIATLISLIVIGAIGAWSQAMITLALVLTALLFCVVIGLPMGIWLARSPKAAKIIRPLLDAMQTTPAFVYLVPIVMLFGIGNVPGVVVTIIFALPPIIRLTILGINQVPADLIEASRSFGASPRQMLFKVQLPLAMPTIMAGVNQTLMLALSMVVIASMIAVGGLGQMVLRGIGRLDMGLATVGGVGIVILAIILDRLTQAVGRDSRSRGNRRWYSTGPIGLMTRPFIK, encoded by the coding sequence ATGGCTGATCAATCAAACCCGTGGGGAACCACAGAGGCGGCGGACAGCGCCGCGCAATCCGCAGATGCCTGGGGTTCTTCTGCGCCCGCACCGGCTGACGGCGGCGGTGCGAGCGACTGGCTCACCAGCGCGCCCGCTCCAGCACCGGAACATTTCAATATTATGGACCCGTTCCATAAGACGCTGATCCCGCTGGATAGCTGGGTGACCGAAGGCATCGACTGGGTGGTCACCCACTTCCGTCCGGTGTTCCAGGGCATTCGCGTCCCGGTGGACTACATCCTGAATGGCTTCCAGCAGATGATGCTGGGTATGCCGGCACCTGTTGCCATCATTCTGTTTGCGCTGATTGCCTGGCAGTTCGGCAGTGCAGGAATGGGGATTGCAACGCTGATTTCATTGATTGTGATTGGCGCAATTGGCGCCTGGTCGCAGGCGATGATTACTCTGGCACTGGTGCTCACCGCCCTGCTGTTCTGCGTAGTCATCGGCTTGCCGATGGGGATCTGGCTGGCGCGGAGTCCGAAGGCGGCGAAAATTATACGTCCACTGCTGGATGCGATGCAGACCACACCAGCGTTTGTCTATCTGGTACCAATCGTCATGCTGTTTGGGATCGGTAACGTACCGGGCGTGGTGGTAACGATTATCTTCGCCCTGCCGCCGATTATCCGTCTGACCATTCTGGGGATTAACCAGGTCCCAGCCGACTTGATTGAAGCTTCGCGTTCGTTCGGCGCAAGCCCGCGCCAGATGTTATTCAAAGTGCAGCTTCCGCTGGCGATGCCCACCATTATGGCGGGTGTGAACCAGACGCTGATGCTCGCCCTGTCGATGGTCGTTATTGCGTCGATGATCGCCGTTGGCGGACTCGGTCAGATGGTACTGCGCGGCATCGGTCGTCTCGATATGGGGCTGGCCACCGTGGGCGGCGTCGGGATCGTTATCCTCGCCATTATTCTTGACCGTCTGACTCAGGCTGTCGGTCGCGATTCACGCAGTCGCGGCAACCGTCGCTGGTACAGCACCGGCCCGATCGGGTTGATGACCCGTCCATTCATTAAATAA